In the Aliarcobacter cryaerophilus genome, one interval contains:
- the argH gene encoding argininosuccinate lyase: MPNTNNQILKNTNSKLLDMFNASIMFDKKLYSQDIKGSIAHSKMLALQNIITNDEQKSIEKGLLQVLEEIKSGEFEFSLEYEDIHMAVENRLTQIIGEAGKKVHTARSRNDQVCTDFTLYVQEKTKSIQNQIKELISTFVEIASKHTTTIMPGMTHLQHAQPINFGFHMMAYANMFKRDFERFESSYIRNNYSPLGSAAMAGTPHNIDRFKTAELLGFLAPTQNAMDSVSNRDFALELLFNISTTMMHVSRISEELILWSSYEFRFIQISDEYATTSSIMPQKKNPDVPELLRGKTGRVYGNLISLLTIMKSLPLAYNKDTQEDKEGVFDSVETIEISLNILNEVIKTMIVKEENMKSACKIGHLTATDLADYLVAKQNMPFRTAYYITKEVVQKANSLNKDISELNISEIRSSTKELENIDEEIVSYLSLENSMNSRNSFGGTSTKQTEVQIDYFKEWLSKS, from the coding sequence ATGCCAAATACAAATAATCAGATTTTAAAAAATACAAATTCAAAACTATTAGATATGTTTAATGCTTCTATAATGTTTGATAAAAAACTATATTCTCAAGATATTAAAGGCTCAATTGCACACTCTAAAATGTTGGCTTTACAAAATATTATTACAAATGATGAGCAAAAAAGTATCGAAAAAGGTCTTTTACAAGTTTTAGAAGAGATAAAAAGTGGTGAATTTGAATTCTCTTTAGAGTATGAAGATATTCATATGGCAGTTGAAAATAGACTTACTCAAATTATAGGAGAAGCTGGTAAAAAAGTTCATACAGCAAGAAGTAGAAATGACCAAGTTTGTACAGATTTTACACTTTATGTACAAGAAAAAACAAAATCTATTCAAAATCAAATAAAAGAGTTAATATCTACTTTTGTTGAAATTGCTTCAAAACATACAACAACAATAATGCCAGGAATGACACATTTGCAACATGCACAACCAATTAATTTTGGTTTTCATATGATGGCATATGCAAATATGTTTAAAAGAGATTTTGAAAGATTTGAAAGCTCATATATAAGAAATAACTACTCTCCTCTTGGAAGTGCTGCAATGGCAGGAACTCCACACAATATTGATAGATTTAAAACAGCAGAACTTTTAGGATTTTTGGCTCCAACACAAAATGCTATGGATAGTGTTTCAAATAGAGATTTTGCTTTGGAATTGCTATTTAATATCTCTACAACAATGATGCATGTTAGTCGTATTTCAGAAGAGCTTATTTTATGGAGCTCTTATGAGTTTAGATTTATTCAAATAAGTGATGAGTATGCAACAACAAGTTCTATTATGCCACAAAAGAAAAACCCTGATGTACCAGAACTTTTAAGAGGTAAAACTGGTCGTGTATATGGAAATTTAATCTCACTTTTAACAATTATGAAATCACTTCCACTAGCTTATAACAAAGATACACAAGAGGATAAAGAGGGAGTTTTTGATTCTGTTGAAACTATTGAAATCTCGCTTAATATTTTAAATGAAGTTATAAAAACTATGATTGTAAAAGAAGAAAATATGAAGAGTGCTTGTAAAATAGGGCATTTAACAGCTACTGATTTGGCTGATTATTTGGTTGCAAAACAAAATATGCCATTTAGAACAGCTTACTATATTACAAAAGAGGTTGTTCAAAAAGCAAATAGTTTAAATAAAGATATAAGTGAGTTAAATATATCTGAGATTAGAAGTTCAACAAAAGAGCTTGAAAATATAGATGAAGAGATAGTTTCATACTTGAGTTTAGAAAACTCTATGAATAGTAGAAACTCATTTGGTGGAACATCTACAAAACAGACTGAAGTTCAAATTGATTATTTTAAAGAGTGGTTATCAAAGTCTTGA
- the uvrB gene encoding excinuclease ABC subunit UvrB has product MAKFEVISEYSPSGDQPKAIEILSKSIEEGNQYNTLLGVTGSGKTFTVAKVIEKVQKPTLIMTHNKTLAAQLYSEFKQFFPNNHVEYFISYYDYYQPEAYIPRSDLFIEKDSSINDELERLRLSATASLLSFDDVIVIASVSANYGLGNPAEYKAMVQRVEVGFSYSQKEFLLKLIEMGYKRNDKFFDRADFRVNGDVIDIFPAYYEDEFIRVEFFGDEVETISKHEYLTNEKIKELKEIIIYSVNPFVVTQGNLARAVKEIEEDLEERLNYFKSENKLVEYQRLKQRVEFDLEMIEATGMCKGIENYARHLTGQKPGETPYSLLDYFAQMDKDFLLVVDESHVSLPQFRGMHAADRSRKEVLVEYGFRLPSALDNRPLKFDEFIKKAPNYLFVSATPNELELELSSAVAEQIIRPTGLLDPVIDIIDSEFQVEKLHDEIKKVIAKNQRVLVTVLTKKMAEELASYYADLGIKVKYMHSEIDAIERNQIIRELRLGTFDVLIGINLLREGLDIPETSLVAILDADKEGFLRSRTSLIQTIGRAARNEEGRVILFAKRVTASMQFAIDETNRRREIQKKYNIENNITPKSTTRKLDQNLKVEEYDTVALKKQRLEKMPASERKKILIELNKQMKKAAADLNFEEAIRLRDEIAKIKEI; this is encoded by the coding sequence ATGGCAAAATTTGAAGTAATAAGTGAATACTCTCCAAGTGGAGACCAGCCAAAAGCTATTGAAATTTTATCTAAAAGTATAGAAGAAGGTAACCAGTACAATACTCTTTTAGGGGTTACTGGAAGCGGAAAGACTTTTACTGTTGCAAAAGTTATTGAAAAGGTTCAAAAACCAACTTTAATAATGACCCATAATAAAACTTTAGCAGCTCAACTTTACAGTGAATTCAAACAATTTTTTCCAAATAATCATGTTGAATATTTTATCTCTTACTATGACTACTATCAGCCCGAAGCTTATATTCCAAGAAGCGATCTATTTATTGAAAAAGATAGCTCAATTAATGATGAACTAGAAAGACTAAGACTAAGTGCAACTGCTTCTTTACTCTCTTTTGACGATGTTATAGTTATTGCTTCTGTATCTGCAAATTATGGTTTAGGAAATCCAGCTGAGTATAAGGCAATGGTTCAAAGAGTTGAAGTTGGATTTTCATATTCTCAAAAAGAGTTTTTATTAAAACTTATAGAGATGGGTTATAAAAGAAATGATAAGTTTTTTGATAGAGCTGATTTTAGAGTAAATGGAGATGTAATAGATATTTTTCCTGCATATTATGAAGATGAATTTATAAGAGTAGAGTTTTTTGGAGATGAAGTTGAAACTATCTCAAAACATGAATATTTAACAAATGAAAAAATAAAAGAGTTAAAAGAGATAATAATCTACTCTGTTAATCCATTCGTTGTAACACAAGGTAATCTGGCACGTGCAGTTAAAGAGATAGAAGAAGATCTTGAAGAAAGATTAAACTATTTTAAAAGTGAAAATAAACTTGTGGAGTATCAAAGACTTAAACAAAGAGTTGAATTCGATTTAGAGATGATTGAAGCAACTGGAATGTGCAAGGGTATTGAAAACTATGCAAGACATCTAACAGGACAAAAACCAGGAGAAACTCCGTACTCTTTATTAGATTATTTTGCTCAAATGGATAAAGATTTTTTACTAGTTGTTGATGAATCTCATGTTTCATTACCACAATTTAGAGGAATGCACGCAGCTGATAGAAGTAGAAAAGAGGTTTTAGTTGAGTATGGGTTTAGACTTCCAAGTGCTTTGGATAATAGACCTTTAAAATTTGATGAATTTATAAAAAAAGCTCCAAATTATCTCTTTGTAAGTGCAACTCCAAATGAGTTAGAACTTGAACTTAGCTCTGCTGTTGCAGAACAAATTATAAGGCCAACAGGACTTCTTGACCCAGTTATTGATATTATTGATAGTGAATTTCAAGTAGAAAAACTTCACGATGAAATTAAAAAAGTAATTGCAAAAAATCAAAGAGTTTTAGTTACAGTTCTAACTAAAAAGATGGCTGAAGAGCTTGCTAGCTATTATGCTGATTTAGGAATAAAAGTAAAATATATGCATAGTGAAATTGATGCAATTGAAAGAAATCAAATAATAAGAGAGCTTAGACTTGGAACTTTTGATGTATTAATTGGAATAAATCTTTTAAGAGAGGGTCTTGATATTCCAGAAACTTCACTAGTTGCAATTTTAGATGCTGATAAAGAAGGGTTTTTAAGAAGTAGAACTTCACTAATTCAAACAATAGGAAGAGCTGCAAGAAATGAAGAGGGAAGAGTTATATTATTTGCAAAAAGAGTTACAGCTTCTATGCAATTTGCAATTGATGAAACAAATAGAAGAAGAGAGATTCAGAAAAAATATAATATTGAAAACAATATAACTCCAAAATCAACAACAAGAAAACTAGACCAAAATCTAAAAGTTGAAGAGTATGATACGGTTGCTCTAAAAAAACAGCGACTTGAAAAGATGCCAGCAAGTGAACGTAAAAAAATATTAATAGAATTAAACAAACAGATGAAAAAAGCAGCAGCTGATTTAAACTTTGAAGAAGCTATACGACTTAGAGATGAGATTGCTAAAATTAAAGAGATATAA
- a CDS encoding UDP-2,3-diacylglucosamine diphosphatase has protein sequence MNFILKDEAIFIADSHYNKKNQEFKIILEKIKNSEIFCSQIFLMGDNFDFLSNEIKYFKNRNKDIIELLNSLSDSFEIFYLEGNHDYNLSKIFPKIKVVKREKQPLLLEYEDKKIALSHGDNFINWHYNLYCKIIRNSYFLYFLNFLDINFFISKKIEQALENKNICHNLNYFEELVNKRVKNYIEDIVVEGHYHQAKSYKIGNQEYINIPSLCCQKSFTRFKNKTFLNENL, from the coding sequence TTGAATTTTATTTTGAAAGATGAGGCTATTTTTATAGCCGACTCACACTACAATAAAAAAAATCAAGAGTTTAAAATTATCTTAGAAAAAATCAAAAATAGTGAAATATTTTGTAGTCAAATTTTTTTGATGGGTGATAATTTCGACTTTTTATCTAATGAAATAAAATATTTTAAAAATAGAAATAAAGATATTATAGAACTTTTAAATTCTCTTTCAGATAGTTTTGAAATATTTTATTTAGAAGGAAATCATGACTACAATCTTTCAAAAATATTTCCAAAAATTAAAGTTGTAAAAAGAGAAAAACAACCATTACTTTTGGAGTATGAAGATAAAAAAATAGCTCTCTCTCATGGTGACAATTTCATAAATTGGCACTACAATTTGTATTGTAAAATTATAAGAAATAGCTATTTTCTTTATTTTTTAAATTTTTTAGATATAAATTTTTTTATAAGCAAAAAAATAGAACAAGCTTTAGAAAATAAAAATATTTGTCATAATTTAAATTATTTTGAAGAACTTGTAAATAAAAGAGTTAAAAATTATATAGAAGATATTGTTGTTGAAGGGCACTATCATCAAGCAAAATCTTATAAAATAGGAAATCAAGAGTATATAAATATTCCATCTTTATGTTGTCAAAAAAGTTTTACAAGATTTAAAAATAAAACTTTTTTAAATGAAAATTTATAG
- the greA gene encoding transcription elongation factor GreA: MDKEPMTLVGYNKVTNDLEFLKSTERPETVIALDEARQLGDLKENAEYHSAKEKLKLIDVQIAELSNTISKAVIVDPSSLPHDRVSFGSTINLVDVETDDEFTYTIVGGVESNVEKGLISFNSPLAKQLMGKVEGDEFIATLPGGTKTFEILKVYYKELEL, encoded by the coding sequence ATGGATAAAGAACCAATGACACTTGTAGGTTATAATAAAGTAACAAACGATTTAGAGTTTTTAAAAAGTACAGAGCGGCCAGAAACTGTAATTGCACTAGATGAAGCAAGACAACTGGGTGATTTAAAAGAGAATGCTGAGTATCATAGTGCAAAAGAGAAATTAAAACTTATAGATGTTCAAATAGCTGAGTTAAGTAATACAATTTCAAAAGCAGTAATAGTTGATCCATCATCTTTACCACATGATCGTGTTAGTTTTGGTTCAACTATAAATTTAGTAGATGTTGAAACAGATGATGAATTTACTTATACAATAGTTGGTGGAGTTGAATCAAATGTAGAGAAAGGGTTAATCTCTTTTAACTCACCTTTGGCAAAACAACTTATGGGGAAAGTAGAAGGGGATGAATTTATTGCAACACTTCCAGGTGGAACTAAAACTTTTGAAATTTTAAAAGTATATTACAAAGAGTTAGAGCTATAA
- a CDS encoding tRNA threonylcarbamoyladenosine dehydratase — MQYSRTKILFGEDAFKKFQDTKIILFGVGGIGSFALDALYNTGVTNITIVDFDEYEASNQNRQLGSHGNIGRKKVEVLKERYPNVTPICVKVTPEWIDNFDFSSYDYILDAIDDVKPKVHLIKKHFTKVISTGGGAKRIDPLQIKYSSIWETYNDKFIKKVREELKKQGFKKKFKVIYSSEAPLCVDKGSFEGVTASFGLMMASVTIQKIVKKLSLVKDSQS; from the coding sequence ATGCAATATAGTAGGACTAAAATACTTTTTGGAGAAGATGCCTTTAAAAAGTTTCAAGATACAAAAATAATACTTTTTGGAGTAGGGGGAATAGGAAGTTTTGCCCTAGATGCTTTGTATAATACAGGTGTTACAAATATCACAATAGTAGATTTTGATGAATATGAAGCTTCAAATCAAAATAGGCAATTGGGTAGTCACGGTAATATTGGAAGAAAAAAAGTTGAAGTTTTAAAAGAGAGATATCCAAATGTAACTCCTATTTGCGTAAAGGTTACTCCAGAATGGATAGATAACTTTGATTTTTCATCTTATGATTATATATTAGATGCAATTGATGATGTAAAACCAAAAGTTCACTTAATCAAAAAACACTTTACAAAAGTAATAAGTACAGGTGGAGGAGCAAAAAGGATTGATCCTTTACAGATAAAATATAGCTCTATTTGGGAAACTTACAATGATAAATTTATTAAAAAAGTGAGAGAAGAGCTAAAAAAACAAGGATTTAAAAAGAAATTTAAAGTTATATATTCAAGTGAAGCTCCACTTTGTGTTGATAAAGGTAGTTTTGAAGGAGTAACTGCAAGTTTTGGGCTTATGATGGCATCTGTAACTATTCAAAAAATTGTAAAAAAGCTAAGTTTAGTTAAAGATAGTCAAAGTTAA
- a CDS encoding chemotaxis protein CheV produces the protein MSGIGGSVEQMTQGHLRNVQQLAVFYTGHNNIYAINIAKVKAFIITEEVAINDTPKDTNIIAGIATIRGEPVTLINLDAWLGLKPFDTKEYKLIIFCEFNHKKIGFLVKDMLDIVEKTTQELRNTEETNSKITYTTYVKVNNKDELCTVFNAEQLLRDIKWTDDGGRDIKKYVEGKIHSSKKILAAEDSAVAREVLHKFFSQIEVEYEIYPNGAELIDRLEELDPEKVGLVITDIEMPGTDGYQVASFIKNNSKYEHIPVVVNSSMTTDAVKGKMTQIGIDGFVGKTDINALYNITNKLLLR, from the coding sequence ATGAGCGGTATTGGTGGTAGTGTTGAACAAATGACACAGGGACATTTACGAAATGTTCAGCAGTTAGCAGTATTTTACACTGGTCATAATAATATTTATGCAATAAACATAGCTAAAGTGAAAGCATTTATAATAACTGAAGAAGTTGCTATAAATGACACACCAAAAGATACAAATATTATTGCAGGGATTGCTACAATAAGAGGGGAACCAGTTACTTTAATAAATCTTGATGCGTGGTTAGGGCTTAAGCCGTTTGATACTAAAGAGTATAAGCTTATTATTTTTTGTGAATTTAATCATAAAAAAATAGGTTTTTTAGTAAAAGATATGCTTGATATTGTTGAAAAGACTACTCAAGAGTTAAGAAATACTGAAGAGACAAACTCAAAAATAACTTACACGACTTATGTAAAAGTAAATAATAAAGATGAACTTTGTACAGTTTTTAATGCAGAGCAACTTTTAAGAGATATTAAGTGGACAGATGATGGTGGAAGAGATATTAAAAAGTACGTTGAAGGGAAAATCCACTCTTCTAAAAAAATACTTGCAGCTGAAGATTCAGCGGTTGCAAGAGAAGTATTACATAAATTTTTTAGTCAAATAGAAGTTGAATATGAGATCTATCCAAATGGTGCAGAGCTTATAGATAGACTTGAAGAACTTGACCCTGAAAAAGTAGGTTTGGTAATAACAGATATAGAAATGCCAGGAACGGATGGTTATCAAGTTGCATCTTTTATAAAAAATAATAGTAAATATGAGCATATTCCAGTTGTTGTAAACTCTTCAATGACAACAGATGCAGTAAAAGGTAAAATGACACAAATAGGAATAGATGGATTTGTTGGAAAGACAGATATAAATGCTTTATATAATATTACAAATAAGCTTCTTCTTAGATAA
- a CDS encoding TonB-dependent receptor: MNVKKITMLSFVVATALNANEATTLNEITILEKSNSKLIKDINSEELKSADLAEALTKNSANISVVRRNGIANDIILRGQKKDNINILIDNAKIYGACPNRMDPPTSHVVTNNIKSVKIIEGPYDVENFGTLSGLVKVETKDPKDGFHGELNLNAGSFNYKKASATIEGGNDKVKALISASTEESKAYKDGNGDNFLEQQIKRGVPTANQYRDNNIDAFEKKSVLTKLQFNITDDQDLRLSYTANRSDGILYPAGPMDADYDDSDIYTLGYTIRDLGAFSKQLDLDYYYSKVDHPMSTKERNGGQTTYNTNHLKTSIWGTTVKNSLEVADSLVTVGLDTSVRNWRGQMHSTNIATGIVTPNATMNRMYDTDTTNKAIFTKVEKSIGNLDLEAGIRYDNTDIDTQRPNVDDKKYNSLNGYIFTAYNFDEQSKVFAGIGKSSRVPDARELYQLGATGATNATSNPNLDQTKNYEIDLGIEKTIGNFYIKPKVFYSVLKDYIYNSTIGTNRTQFQNIDAKIYGFDISGHYYFTDNFAFDYGVAYQRGKKDGDFTDKDLAEIPPLKANLGLSYEYEKSKFKAEVVAVDRWSKFDNSAKEQEIAGYAVTNLKYTQELFKHFELTLGVDNLFDKVYNSTNTYQDVNYVKTGTNQDQILFNDPGRYGYVNLKYSF; encoded by the coding sequence ATGAATGTAAAAAAAATTACTATGCTATCATTTGTAGTTGCTACAGCTTTAAATGCAAATGAAGCAACAACTTTAAACGAGATAACTATATTAGAAAAATCTAACTCAAAACTTATAAAAGATATAAATAGTGAAGAGCTAAAAAGTGCTGATTTAGCTGAAGCTTTAACTAAAAACTCTGCTAATATCTCAGTTGTAAGAAGAAATGGAATTGCAAATGATATTATTTTAAGAGGACAAAAAAAAGACAATATTAATATCTTAATAGATAATGCAAAAATATATGGAGCTTGTCCAAATAGAATGGATCCACCAACTTCTCATGTGGTTACAAATAATATTAAAAGTGTAAAAATTATTGAAGGTCCTTATGATGTTGAAAATTTTGGAACTCTAAGTGGTCTTGTAAAAGTTGAAACAAAAGATCCAAAAGATGGATTTCATGGTGAACTAAATTTAAATGCAGGAAGTTTTAACTATAAAAAAGCAAGTGCAACAATTGAAGGTGGAAATGATAAAGTTAAAGCCTTAATCTCTGCTTCAACAGAAGAGAGTAAAGCATATAAAGATGGAAATGGTGATAACTTTTTAGAACAACAAATAAAAAGAGGAGTTCCTACTGCAAATCAATATAGAGATAATAATATTGATGCATTTGAGAAAAAAAGTGTTTTAACAAAACTTCAATTTAATATTACAGATGATCAGGATTTAAGACTATCTTACACTGCAAATAGAAGTGATGGTATTTTATATCCAGCTGGTCCTATGGATGCTGATTATGATGATAGTGATATATATACTTTGGGATATACAATAAGAGATTTGGGGGCTTTTTCAAAACAGCTAGATTTAGATTATTATTACTCTAAAGTAGATCATCCTATGAGTACAAAAGAGAGAAATGGTGGACAAACAACATACAATACAAACCATCTAAAAACTTCAATTTGGGGTACAACAGTTAAAAACTCTTTAGAAGTTGCAGATAGTTTAGTAACAGTTGGACTTGATACAAGTGTTAGAAACTGGAGAGGTCAAATGCACTCTACAAATATAGCTACAGGTATAGTTACTCCAAATGCTACAATGAATAGAATGTATGATACAGATACTACAAATAAAGCAATTTTTACAAAGGTTGAAAAATCTATTGGAAATTTAGATTTAGAAGCAGGTATTAGATATGATAATACAGATATAGATACTCAAAGACCAAATGTAGATGATAAAAAATATAATAGCTTAAATGGATATATTTTCACTGCTTATAATTTTGATGAACAAAGTAAAGTTTTTGCAGGTATTGGTAAATCTTCAAGAGTTCCAGATGCTAGAGAACTTTATCAATTAGGAGCAACTGGTGCAACAAATGCTACTTCAAATCCAAATTTAGATCAAACAAAAAATTATGAGATAGATTTAGGAATTGAGAAAACTATTGGTAATTTTTATATCAAACCAAAAGTTTTCTACTCAGTTCTAAAAGATTATATCTATAATAGTACAATTGGAACTAATCGAACACAATTTCAAAATATTGATGCAAAAATTTATGGTTTTGATATAAGTGGGCACTACTATTTTACAGATAATTTTGCATTTGATTATGGAGTTGCTTACCAAAGAGGTAAAAAAGATGGAGATTTTACAGACAAAGATTTAGCTGAAATTCCACCTTTAAAAGCAAATTTAGGTCTAAGTTATGAATATGAAAAATCTAAATTTAAAGCAGAAGTTGTAGCAGTTGATAGATGGAGTAAATTTGACAATAGTGCAAAAGAGCAAGAAATTGCTGGATATGCTGTTACAAATTTAAAATATACTCAAGAGTTATTTAAACATTTTGAATTAACTTTAGGAGTTGATAATCTATTTGACAAAGTTTATAACTCAACAAATACTTATCAAGATGTAAACTATGTAAAAACAGGAACAAACCAAGACCAAATTTTATTTAATGATCCAGGTCGATATGGATATGTAAACTTGAAATATAGTTTTTAA
- the nth gene encoding endonuclease III: MKKATKDDLNIIKEAFIEHYSDAVTELNYKNDYELLIAIILSAQCTDKRVNIITPALFEKYPTVFDLSCANLDDVKKIINSCSFFNNKAQNIIKMARSVVENYDGNIPHDQKELMKLAGVGNKTANVFMIEYKQENLMAVDTHVFRVSHRLGLSDAKNVEKTEADLVKKLKGDDLHIFHQAMVLFGRYICKAIKPECDKCYFPQVCKTKSSFKPS, encoded by the coding sequence GTGAAAAAAGCAACAAAAGATGATTTAAATATTATAAAAGAAGCATTTATAGAGCATTATAGTGATGCTGTTACTGAGCTTAATTATAAAAATGATTATGAATTACTAATAGCCATTATTCTATCAGCTCAATGTACAGATAAAAGAGTAAATATAATAACTCCAGCTTTGTTTGAAAAATATCCAACCGTTTTTGATTTAAGTTGTGCAAATCTTGATGATGTAAAAAAAATTATAAACTCTTGCTCTTTTTTTAATAATAAAGCACAAAATATTATTAAGATGGCAAGAAGTGTTGTTGAAAATTATGATGGAAATATTCCACATGATCAAAAAGAGCTTATGAAACTTGCAGGTGTAGGAAATAAAACTGCAAATGTTTTTATGATTGAATATAAGCAAGAAAATCTTATGGCTGTTGATACACATGTTTTTAGAGTTTCTCATCGATTGGGACTTAGTGATGCAAAAAATGTAGAAAAAACTGAAGCTGATTTGGTAAAAAAACTAAAAGGTGATGATTTACATATTTTTCATCAAGCTATGGTTTTGTTTGGAAGATATATTTGTAAGGCAATTAAACCAGAGTGTGATAAATGTTATTTCCCACAAGTTTGCAAAACAAAAAGTAGTTTTAAACCTAGTTAA
- a CDS encoding thiamine-phosphate kinase: protein MNKEDFFIKQISNSKYNGDDGAFINGYVYSMDAFFENVHFKKEWIDKKIISLKQIAYKSMLVNISDAIAMNAKPKYALISIAIPKSYTNENLKELSSGFKKAARDFNFEIIGGDTIENSKLDISITIVSKTKNPIFRNGVKEGDYLCYTGKLGESKRDLDALLSGKKIKKSSKFIKPNLRADFFYEAAKYINAAMDISDGLFLDLEKLSNSSNIGFEFFKEIKEEVGISGEEYEILFSCNQKNLKKIENIAKKYEIKLNIFAKAVAGSYKSSFSNHHFKD from the coding sequence ATGAATAAAGAAGATTTTTTTATAAAACAGATATCAAATAGTAAATACAATGGTGATGATGGAGCATTTATAAATGGCTATGTTTACTCAATGGATGCTTTTTTTGAAAATGTGCACTTCAAAAAAGAGTGGATAGATAAAAAAATTATTAGCTTAAAGCAAATAGCTTATAAATCAATGCTTGTAAATATTTCAGATGCAATAGCAATGAATGCAAAACCAAAATATGCACTTATTTCAATAGCAATTCCAAAAAGTTATACGAATGAAAATTTAAAAGAGCTTTCTAGTGGTTTTAAAAAAGCTGCACGAGATTTTAATTTTGAAATTATTGGTGGAGATACTATTGAAAATTCAAAGTTAGATATTAGTATAACAATAGTTTCAAAGACAAAAAATCCTATTTTTAGAAATGGTGTAAAAGAGGGTGATTATCTTTGTTATACTGGAAAATTAGGGGAGAGTAAAAGAGATTTAGATGCTCTTTTGTCTGGAAAAAAGATAAAGAAATCTTCAAAATTTATAAAACCAAATTTAAGAGCAGATTTCTTTTATGAAGCCGCAAAATATATAAATGCTGCTATGGATATTTCAGATGGTCTTTTTTTGGATTTAGAAAAACTTTCAAACTCTTCAAATATTGGATTTGAGTTTTTTAAAGAGATAAAAGAGGAAGTTGGAATTTCAGGTGAAGAGTATGAGATACTTTTTTCTTGTAATCAAAAAAATTTAAAAAAGATAGAAAATATTGCAAAAAAATATGAAATAAAATTAAATATTTTTGCAAAAGCAGTAGCAGGAAGCTATAAAAGTAGTTTTTCCAACCATCATTTTAAAGATTAA
- the truD gene encoding tRNA pseudouridine(13) synthase TruD yields the protein MKPQRFLNHSQIDVYFKQSKDDFVVNEVPLYEFSNEGEHLILKLRKKDLATWDAIEILANYLKCSTREFGYAGLKDKNAMTVQHISVHRKYEDALKSFSHENIKILETTYHNNKIKIGHLKGNNFFIRLKRVGLVEKQKIEEAFSKIAVFGMPNYFGFQRFGIDGENYKKGKQIVEGTLKERNRNLKQMFINAYQSYLFNSWLSKRIEISKLIEAFEPKEICEKLNLPLDEVKRAKKQPHPFKILTGDLLSHYPFGKIFIIDDLETESQKFFEKDRVPTGLLCGKRVKKSEGLAYGIEKDFEVQMSEDGARRFAFVFPENLQSNYKEDKNHMELSFYLPKGSYATELIAEILH from the coding sequence TTGAAACCACAAAGATTTCTAAATCACTCACAAATTGATGTATATTTTAAACAAAGCAAAGATGATTTTGTAGTAAATGAAGTACCACTTTATGAGTTTAGTAATGAGGGTGAACACCTTATTTTAAAACTTAGAAAAAAAGATTTAGCTACTTGGGATGCTATTGAAATTTTAGCAAATTATCTAAAATGTAGTACTAGAGAATTTGGATATGCTGGCTTAAAAGATAAAAATGCAATGACTGTTCAACATATTTCTGTGCATAGAAAATATGAAGATGCTTTGAAAAGTTTTAGTCATGAAAATATTAAAATTCTTGAAACAACTTATCACAACAATAAGATAAAAATAGGGCATTTAAAAGGAAATAACTTTTTTATAAGATTAAAAAGAGTTGGACTTGTTGAAAAACAAAAAATAGAAGAGGCATTTTCAAAAATTGCAGTTTTTGGAATGCCAAATTATTTTGGTTTCCAAAGATTTGGAATTGATGGTGAGAATTATAAAAAAGGGAAGCAGATAGTTGAAGGAACTCTAAAAGAGAGAAATAGAAATTTAAAACAGATGTTTATAAATGCTTATCAAAGCTATCTTTTTAATTCATGGTTATCAAAAAGAATAGAAATATCAAAGTTAATTGAAGCTTTTGAGCCAAAAGAGATTTGTGAAAAACTAAATCTTCCACTTGATGAGGTAAAAAGAGCAAAAAAACAACCACATCCTTTTAAAATATTAACTGGTGATTTATTAAGTCATTATCCATTTGGGAAGATTTTTATAATAGATGATTTAGAAACTGAAAGTCAAAAATTCTTTGAAAAAGATAGAGTACCAACAGGTCTTTTATGTGGAAAAAGAGTAAAAAAATCTGAAGGTCTTGCATATGGGATTGAAAAAGATTTTGAAGTACAAATGAGTGAAGATGGAGCTAGAAGATTTGCTTTTGTTTTTCCAGAAAATTTACAAAGTAATTATAAAGAGGATAAAAATCATATGGAACTAAGTTTTTATCTTCCTAAAGGTTCATATGCAACTGAGTTAATCGCGGAGATTTTACACTAA